From one bacterium genomic stretch:
- a CDS encoding VWA domain-containing protein, with the protein MPLSSPKGAEAAGPAWGRPGNLAGNVTLFCRRLRRRGLLIGPSEIADALQGLTVVDLADREMVRFALRTTLCSRPDDLPIFDHEFARFWVGPALTTPSSEEGEEPDESPLPGSEVGSERKSDLAVAEWNDTGEAEDEREVPAYSPAEGRSHKDFSAFSADELRSITELIVIIARLIATRLSRRTKAARHGSFVDLRRTMRRNLRYGGDVLDLVWRRRKIRKAKLVLLCDVSGSMDIYSRFLIQFIYALQGALRHVESFLFSTSLTRVTDALGHRDIREALHAAAREVPDWSGGTKIGASLRQFNERYGRKVVDARTIVVIVSDGWDTGDLEVLDAAMRELHGRAGRVIWLNPLLGSPGYEPVTQGMSTALPYVDVFASAHNLNGLRALERYLQDPRASRAGTAGVRRAHVAVVRDQGDRR; encoded by the coding sequence TTGCCGCTCAGCTCCCCAAAGGGCGCTGAGGCCGCGGGCCCGGCCTGGGGCCGGCCGGGCAACCTCGCCGGAAACGTCACGCTTTTTTGTCGGCGCCTCCGGCGGCGCGGGCTGCTGATCGGGCCCTCCGAGATCGCCGACGCGCTGCAGGGGCTGACCGTCGTGGATCTGGCGGACCGCGAGATGGTGCGGTTCGCGTTGCGTACCACGTTGTGCTCCCGGCCAGACGACCTTCCCATCTTCGACCACGAGTTCGCGCGATTCTGGGTGGGCCCCGCGCTCACAACACCGTCGTCGGAGGAGGGGGAGGAGCCGGACGAATCTCCCCTGCCGGGGTCGGAGGTGGGGAGCGAGCGTAAGAGCGACCTCGCCGTCGCCGAATGGAACGACACCGGGGAGGCGGAGGACGAGCGCGAGGTGCCCGCCTACAGTCCGGCCGAGGGCCGGAGCCACAAAGATTTCAGCGCCTTTTCCGCGGACGAGCTCCGGTCGATCACCGAGTTGATCGTGATCATCGCCAGGCTCATCGCGACCCGGCTGTCGCGCCGGACCAAGGCCGCCCGCCACGGCTCGTTCGTCGACCTTCGGCGGACCATGCGGCGGAATTTGCGCTACGGCGGAGACGTCCTCGACCTGGTTTGGCGGCGCCGAAAGATTCGGAAGGCCAAGCTGGTGCTGCTCTGCGACGTGAGCGGGTCGATGGACATCTACAGCCGCTTTCTGATCCAGTTCATCTACGCGCTTCAGGGCGCCCTTCGTCACGTCGAGTCGTTTCTGTTCAGCACCTCGCTGACCCGCGTCACCGACGCGCTCGGACATCGGGACATCCGTGAGGCCTTGCACGCGGCCGCCCGCGAGGTGCCGGACTGGTCGGGCGGGACGAAGATCGGGGCGAGCCTTCGGCAGTTCAACGAGCGCTACGGCCGGAAGGTCGTCGATGCGCGGACGATCGTCGTGATCGTCAGCGACGGATGGGATACGGGCGACCTTGAGGTTCTGGATGCGGCGATGCGGGAACTGCACGGTCGGGCCGGCCGCGTGATCTGGCTCAACCCGCTGCTCGGGAGCCCCGGGTATGAGCCGGTGACCCAGGGGATGAGCACCGCCCTCCCCTACGTCGACGTGTTTGCGTCTGCCCACAATCTGAACGGCCTGCGCGCGCTGGAACGATACCTCCAGGACCCCCGCGCCTCCCGCGCGGGGACCGCGGGCGTGCGCCGGGCCCACGTCGCGGTCGTGCGAGACCAAGGAGATCGGCGATGA